In a single window of the Luteibacter rhizovicinus DSM 16549 genome:
- a CDS encoding TonB-dependent receptor, protein MSSRITLRRTLLCAAVAASLTGIAHGQSTTGRIAGQAPVAANETVLIEGSNGIVREVNVDARGRYSAEALPLATYKVSLKANGAVVDSRDNITLRVGAATDVSFASAASADASNAQDLSGVTVSANKLPTIDVATVASSTVITSADLARLPLTRTAEGIALLAPGASPGSSSFKGAMGNSLVSFSGSSVTENAYYINGMNTTDPLSGFGGISLPYGAVDQQEVLSGGYSAMYGRSDGGVISQVGKRGTNEWHFGAQVLWEPDFARADARNITFGQNNPHPPGTIEQRNDENHEWTSTVSAYAGGPLIKDKLYVFTAVEMARSEGNTVGDINHSYDTKYTYKDPKWYGKIDWNINDSNILELTGVNQTHRSNGNKYDYDYQTATKGDFVSTDSTYKTKAMVYVAKFTSYITDDLTLTALYGKSKLTYYNEPPDTGVTGPFIGNASGENLALTGGVPITNGQTLDTVDNPDHTSTNRNLRVDLNYKIGSHSITAGIDNQDSHDIDDGTTIGGDGYELWYAKQDPNLNISDSPFVDKPGNYPGGENGYFGYIRHYNTLASVRVKQRAQYVMDDWQVSDKLLLSLGIRNDQFTNYNPSGQPYLRLTKPQWAPRLGFSYDVLGDSSMKIYGNAGRYFLAMPASVALRTSAGSLATNQYFTYTGIDASGMPTGMTFIKSATGGAVSPNGEYGQPPDPRTVSAKNIKSEYQDEFILGFDQQLNASWVWGTKATVRKLRNVLDDVCDNGAITRAAVAQGADIEATTVGSCYLSNPGRANVYQLAQQGGGYYNVTVSNDDFGFTQLKRNYYGLDTYLSHPFDGTWSAKIDYLYSRSYGNTEGQVRSDVGQGSVSATRDWDYATLMEYANGNLANDRKHQIKLYGSYQITPEWLVSANIIVQSGTPKSCLGRYGSDESDPSGYGSYYHYCFGVPSRPGDKGRNPWEELIDANVEYRPLWADRKLAFNVSVFNLLNQQRAQALNPVSGSTNSVNDGYNQVISYTQPRYARFGITYDF, encoded by the coding sequence ATGAGTTCCCGCATCACCCTCCGACGCACCCTTCTCTGCGCCGCCGTCGCGGCCTCGCTTACCGGCATTGCCCACGGCCAGTCGACGACCGGCCGTATCGCAGGCCAGGCCCCCGTCGCCGCCAATGAAACCGTCCTCATCGAAGGCAGCAACGGCATCGTCCGCGAAGTCAACGTGGACGCACGCGGCCGTTACAGCGCCGAAGCCCTGCCCCTTGCGACGTACAAGGTCTCGCTGAAAGCGAATGGTGCCGTCGTCGACTCCCGCGACAACATCACCCTGCGCGTCGGCGCCGCCACCGACGTGTCGTTCGCGAGCGCCGCGTCGGCCGATGCCAGCAACGCGCAGGACCTCTCCGGCGTTACCGTCTCGGCGAACAAGCTGCCGACCATCGACGTGGCAACGGTTGCCTCGAGCACGGTCATCACTTCCGCCGACCTCGCCCGCCTGCCGCTGACACGTACCGCCGAGGGTATCGCCTTGCTCGCACCGGGCGCCTCGCCGGGCAGCAGCAGCTTCAAGGGTGCCATGGGTAACTCCCTGGTCAGCTTCTCCGGTTCATCCGTGACCGAGAACGCTTATTACATCAACGGCATGAACACCACCGATCCGCTCAGCGGCTTCGGCGGCATCAGCCTGCCCTACGGTGCCGTGGATCAGCAGGAAGTGCTCAGCGGCGGTTATTCCGCGATGTATGGCCGCTCGGACGGTGGCGTGATCAGCCAGGTCGGCAAGCGCGGCACGAACGAATGGCATTTCGGCGCCCAGGTGCTTTGGGAGCCGGATTTCGCCCGCGCCGACGCGCGCAACATCACGTTCGGCCAGAACAACCCGCATCCGCCGGGCACGATCGAGCAGCGCAACGACGAGAACCACGAGTGGACCTCCACGGTCAGCGCGTATGCCGGCGGCCCACTGATCAAGGACAAGCTCTACGTCTTCACGGCCGTGGAAATGGCGCGCAGTGAAGGCAACACGGTCGGCGACATCAACCACTCCTACGATACGAAGTACACGTACAAGGATCCGAAGTGGTACGGCAAGATCGACTGGAATATCAACGACAGCAACATCCTCGAACTCACCGGCGTGAACCAGACGCACCGCTCCAACGGTAACAAGTACGACTACGATTACCAGACGGCTACGAAGGGTGATTTCGTCAGCACCGACTCGACGTACAAGACCAAGGCCATGGTCTATGTGGCCAAGTTCACCAGCTACATCACCGACGACCTGACCCTGACGGCGCTCTACGGCAAGTCCAAGCTCACGTACTACAACGAGCCGCCGGATACCGGCGTCACCGGTCCCTTCATCGGCAACGCGAGCGGTGAGAACCTGGCGCTGACTGGCGGCGTGCCGATCACCAACGGCCAGACGCTGGATACGGTCGACAATCCTGACCACACCTCGACCAACCGCAACCTGCGCGTCGACCTGAACTACAAGATCGGCAGCCACTCGATCACGGCCGGTATCGACAACCAGGATTCGCACGACATCGACGACGGCACCACCATCGGTGGCGATGGTTACGAGCTGTGGTACGCGAAGCAGGATCCGAACCTCAACATCAGCGACAGCCCCTTCGTCGACAAGCCGGGCAACTATCCCGGTGGCGAAAACGGCTACTTTGGCTACATCCGTCACTACAACACGCTCGCCTCGGTACGCGTGAAACAGCGCGCGCAGTACGTGATGGACGATTGGCAGGTCAGCGACAAGCTGCTGCTCTCGCTCGGCATCCGCAACGACCAGTTCACCAACTACAACCCCAGCGGCCAGCCGTATCTCCGCCTGACCAAGCCGCAGTGGGCACCGCGCCTGGGCTTCAGCTACGACGTGCTCGGCGATTCGAGCATGAAGATTTACGGCAACGCCGGTCGTTACTTCCTGGCGATGCCCGCCTCGGTCGCCCTGCGCACCTCGGCCGGCTCGCTCGCCACCAACCAGTACTTCACGTATACCGGTATCGACGCCAGCGGCATGCCCACGGGCATGACCTTCATCAAGTCGGCCACCGGTGGCGCCGTGTCTCCGAACGGCGAATACGGCCAGCCGCCCGATCCGCGCACGGTCAGCGCCAAGAACATCAAGTCCGAGTACCAGGACGAGTTCATTCTTGGCTTCGACCAGCAGTTGAACGCCTCGTGGGTATGGGGCACGAAGGCTACCGTCCGCAAGCTGCGCAACGTGCTGGATGACGTCTGCGACAACGGGGCGATCACACGCGCCGCCGTGGCCCAGGGTGCCGACATCGAAGCGACGACGGTGGGTAGCTGCTACCTGTCCAATCCCGGTCGCGCCAACGTGTACCAGCTGGCCCAGCAGGGCGGCGGGTATTACAACGTCACGGTCAGCAACGACGACTTCGGTTTTACCCAGCTCAAGCGTAACTACTACGGTCTGGACACCTACCTGTCGCACCCGTTCGACGGCACGTGGTCGGCCAAGATCGACTACCTGTATTCGCGCAGCTACGGCAACACCGAAGGCCAGGTACGTTCGGACGTGGGTCAGGGCTCGGTCTCCGCGACGCGTGACTGGGATTACGCCACGTTGATGGAATACGCCAACGGCAACCTGGCCAACGATCGCAAGCACCAGATCAAGCTTTACGGCTCGTACCAGATCACCCCGGAATGGTTGGTCTCGGCCAATATCATCGTGCAGTCGGGCACGCCGAAGTCGTGCCTGGGTCGTTACGGCTCGGATGAAAGCGATCCGTCCGGCTACGGCAGCTATTACCACTACTGCTTCGGCGTGCCGTCGCGTCCGGGCGACAAGGGCCGCAATCCCTGGGAAGAGCTGATCGATGCGAACGTCGAGTACCGTCCGCTGTGGGCCGACCGCAAGCTGGCCTTCAACGTCTCGGTGTTCAACCTGCTCAACCAGCAGCGCGCGCAGGCGCTCAACCCGGTGTCCGGCAGCACCAACTCGGTGAACGACGGCTACAACCAGGTGATCAGCTACACGCAGCCGCGTTACGCCCGTTTCGGCATCACGTACGACTTCTGA
- a CDS encoding ABC transporter ATP-binding protein translates to MHLRIDDIGKAWGGHTVLDGVSFHAGEGDFVCLLGPSGCGKTTLLRIVAGLTTPDRGRVILDGRDITTLPARERRMGLVFQSYSLFPDMTVAANIGYPMRLRGESPAAIATHTGQWLERVGLGTLAARFPDQLSGGQQQRVALARALAANPSMLLLDEPLSALDPAIRAQLRGEIRALQRSLGIPTIMVTHDQDEALAMADTIVCMNQGRIEQIGTPRCLYERPKTRFVADFIGHANLLPTAFVRETLPAFLERRPPGPDATFDLCLRPEDLVVDADPRGEGVIEDITFLGNLARVNVAWRGRRILAELPGRSPLVRGEAVSIDAVRGAWVNT, encoded by the coding sequence ATGCATCTTCGCATCGATGACATCGGAAAGGCCTGGGGCGGACATACCGTGCTCGACGGTGTGTCGTTTCATGCCGGCGAGGGCGATTTCGTCTGCCTGCTCGGTCCCAGCGGCTGCGGCAAGACCACCTTGCTGCGCATCGTTGCCGGACTGACCACCCCCGATCGCGGCCGGGTCATCCTCGACGGCCGCGACATCACCACCCTGCCCGCGCGGGAACGCCGCATGGGCCTGGTCTTCCAGTCGTATTCGCTGTTCCCCGACATGACCGTCGCGGCGAACATCGGCTACCCGATGCGTCTGCGCGGCGAATCGCCGGCGGCCATCGCCACGCACACCGGCCAGTGGCTGGAGCGTGTCGGCCTCGGCACACTCGCCGCGCGTTTCCCCGACCAGCTCTCCGGTGGTCAGCAGCAACGCGTGGCGCTGGCCCGCGCGCTGGCCGCCAACCCCTCGATGCTCCTGCTCGACGAACCGCTCTCCGCACTCGATCCGGCCATTCGCGCCCAGCTGCGCGGCGAGATTCGCGCACTCCAGCGTTCGCTCGGCATCCCGACCATCATGGTTACGCATGATCAGGATGAAGCGCTGGCCATGGCGGACACCATCGTCTGCATGAACCAGGGGCGTATCGAACAGATCGGTACACCGCGTTGTCTCTACGAGCGCCCGAAGACCCGCTTCGTCGCCGACTTCATCGGCCACGCCAACCTGCTACCGACGGCCTTTGTGCGGGAGACCCTGCCAGCCTTCCTGGAGCGCCGTCCACCCGGTCCGGACGCGACCTTCGATCTCTGCCTGCGGCCTGAAGACCTCGTGGTCGACGCCGACCCGCGCGGTGAAGGCGTGATCGAGGACATCACCTTTCTCGGCAACCTGGCGCGCGTCAACGTCGCCTGGCGCGGCCGCCGTATCCTCGCCGAGTTGCCCGGGCGCAGCCCGCTCGTGCGTGGCGAAGCCGTGTCGATCGACGCCGTCCGCGGCGCCTGGGTGAATACGTGA
- a CDS encoding ABC transporter permease subunit, translating into MSSLAFPRAVARPRVGAALLLALPVLGLLLFFVQPLLTVLWRSVTDANGAITLANYGRLFDDPGLPRAALHSLSIGVATTFTTMALGLGLAMALHRSRLPGKFLIRGTLLLPMLAPSLVLGLGLVCLLGRNGLVHRLTGLPTDIYGFWGLLIANTLYGLPQVVIIVSAALERTPARHYDAAESMGATPWRQFVDVTVPRLRFALLAAAFLVFTETLTDFGSAVVVGGSYRVLAMEIYSEVVGQLDFAMGATLGVVLLAPALLSVWLGRLARRRQDSGDASPGRALVPAPHALRDTLLGAIAVIALVPVVAVVGTVAYVSVVKLWPYDRTLTLANYTGGMPDGYGPVATSLGVSLLAAIVGVVMIFALAAGLRRASPRIARPLQVLASLPAAVPGMVLGLGYVLTFNHGALSGWFYGSAAIVAACSLYHYHAQAFLTMQTGMRQVPDALEDAVASFGGDTRHVLRDAVLPFAMPAAVSAFFYLFMRSLVTLSGVIFLVTPSLGLASVAVMRLDENGFLAQAAAYAMCVVVAGALALGAMRLLLHALKDRRHVA; encoded by the coding sequence GTGAGCAGCCTCGCCTTCCCTCGCGCCGTCGCACGCCCACGCGTTGGCGCCGCCCTCCTGCTCGCACTGCCGGTACTGGGCTTGCTGCTGTTCTTCGTGCAGCCCTTGCTCACCGTGCTCTGGCGTAGCGTCACCGACGCCAATGGCGCGATCACCCTCGCCAACTATGGACGTCTGTTCGACGATCCGGGCTTGCCCCGTGCCGCCTTGCACAGCCTGAGCATCGGTGTCGCCACGACGTTCACCACGATGGCGCTGGGGCTTGGCCTTGCGATGGCGCTTCACCGTTCGCGCCTGCCCGGCAAGTTTCTGATCCGCGGCACCCTGCTGCTGCCGATGCTTGCACCGTCGCTCGTGCTCGGTCTCGGACTGGTCTGCCTGCTCGGTCGCAACGGCCTGGTTCACCGCCTCACCGGCCTGCCCACGGACATCTACGGCTTCTGGGGACTACTGATCGCCAACACGCTGTATGGGTTGCCGCAGGTCGTCATCATCGTGTCCGCTGCACTGGAACGCACGCCGGCACGTCATTACGATGCCGCCGAATCGATGGGTGCGACGCCCTGGCGCCAGTTCGTCGATGTCACCGTCCCTCGCCTGCGTTTTGCCCTGCTCGCCGCCGCCTTCCTCGTCTTCACCGAGACGCTCACGGATTTCGGCAGTGCCGTCGTCGTCGGGGGCAGCTATCGCGTGTTGGCGATGGAGATCTACAGCGAGGTAGTTGGACAGCTCGACTTCGCGATGGGCGCTACCCTGGGCGTGGTCCTGCTTGCGCCAGCGCTGCTCTCGGTGTGGCTCGGACGGCTCGCCAGACGGCGGCAGGACAGCGGCGATGCCAGTCCGGGACGCGCGCTGGTGCCCGCCCCGCACGCACTGCGCGACACCCTGCTCGGTGCCATCGCGGTGATCGCGCTGGTGCCGGTGGTCGCCGTGGTCGGCACCGTGGCGTACGTCAGTGTCGTGAAACTGTGGCCGTACGATCGCACCCTCACCCTGGCGAACTACACCGGCGGCATGCCCGATGGTTACGGTCCGGTCGCAACCTCGCTCGGCGTCTCCCTGCTTGCCGCCATCGTCGGCGTGGTGATGATCTTCGCCCTCGCCGCCGGATTGCGCCGCGCGTCGCCGCGCATCGCGCGGCCGCTCCAGGTGCTCGCCTCGCTGCCCGCCGCCGTGCCAGGCATGGTGCTCGGCCTCGGCTACGTACTCACCTTCAACCACGGCGCCCTTTCGGGCTGGTTCTACGGCAGTGCCGCGATCGTGGCGGCGTGCAGCCTGTACCACTATCACGCGCAAGCCTTCCTCACGATGCAGACCGGCATGCGCCAGGTGCCCGACGCCCTGGAGGACGCGGTCGCATCGTTCGGCGGCGACACGCGCCACGTGCTGCGCGACGCCGTTTTGCCCTTCGCGATGCCGGCAGCGGTCTCGGCGTTCTTCTACCTGTTCATGCGCTCACTGGTGACCCTGTCGGGCGTGATCTTCCTCGTGACACCCAGCCTGGGACTCGCGTCGGTCGCCGTCATGCGACTGGACGAAAACGGGTTCCTGGCCCAGGCCGCGGCGTACGCCATGTGCGTCGTCGTGGCCGGCGCGCTCGCCCTCGGGGCGATGCGCCTCCTCCTCCACGCACTCAAGGACCGACGCCATGTGGCATGA
- a CDS encoding DeoR/GlpR family DNA-binding transcription regulator, whose protein sequence is MWHEERHTRIRDLLRTSGQVSVERIVTELGVSRETIRRDLVELAERGEIRRVHGGAVLTGDEPPIDVRHATRVREKRAIAKKVASLVESGQTIFMDAGSTMTLVAEALATRSGLTIVTNAVDVAARFAARTGNEVHFLGGRFNAQIGCTNGSATIAEIARYQPHLAILSPVGIEAKAGASSFEMEEAEIARAMCANARRIVIAADHSKIGVRSRVAWCPADRIDVLVTDRRSEKSRAIAGIGKAIGEIAYA, encoded by the coding sequence ATGTGGCATGAAGAACGACATACCCGTATCCGCGACCTGCTGCGCACCAGCGGCCAGGTATCCGTCGAACGCATCGTGACCGAGCTCGGCGTGTCGCGCGAGACCATCCGCCGAGACCTCGTCGAACTCGCCGAGCGTGGCGAGATCCGTCGCGTACACGGCGGCGCGGTGCTCACCGGCGACGAACCGCCGATCGATGTGCGCCACGCCACCCGCGTGCGCGAGAAACGCGCCATCGCCAAGAAAGTCGCCAGTCTGGTCGAAAGCGGACAGACCATCTTCATGGATGCCGGCAGCACGATGACCCTGGTCGCCGAAGCGCTCGCCACGCGCAGCGGCCTGACCATCGTCACCAATGCCGTCGACGTCGCCGCACGCTTCGCCGCGCGCACGGGCAATGAAGTCCATTTTCTCGGCGGCCGCTTCAACGCACAGATCGGGTGCACCAACGGCTCGGCGACCATCGCCGAAATCGCCCGCTACCAGCCACACCTGGCGATCCTCTCGCCCGTGGGTATCGAGGCAAAAGCCGGTGCCAGCAGTTTCGAAATGGAAGAAGCCGAAATCGCACGAGCCATGTGCGCGAATGCACGCCGCATCGTGATCGCGGCCGACCATTCGAAGATCGGCGTACGCAGTCGCGTCGCGTGGTGCCCCGCGGACCGTATCGACGTGCTGGTCACCGACCGGCGCTCGGAAAAATCGCGTGCGATCGCCGGCATCGGCAAAGCCATCGGGGAGATCGCCTATGCCTGA
- a CDS encoding LysR substrate-binding domain-containing protein, translated as MAVKHAPRIEPVGDRGNLAGLSLRDLEYVVAVADLGNFMRAAERCHVTQPSLSVQIRRVEERLGTVIFERTTRKILLTDQGARLVDQIRKVLVEGRRLLDIAHRPERAFGGTLRLSAIATLGPYYFPYVLTDIQTSFPDASLELGEGKTDDLIHALLRGELDVVLMSAPVMNAQVSCVAIFQEPFRLACREDHPATAASGDLWALLQPRERLLLEEGHCLREQALAACNDVAPAQRQGTSLETLRYMVAAGEGCTLMPQLATTQVQGMCYLPLPDDYARTIVLAWRKSDPRTDDFRALARTLREAKHPSLC; from the coding sequence ATGGCTGTGAAACACGCGCCCCGCATCGAGCCGGTGGGCGATCGTGGCAACCTGGCCGGGCTCTCGTTGCGCGACCTGGAGTACGTCGTCGCCGTGGCCGATCTCGGTAACTTCATGCGTGCCGCCGAGCGTTGCCATGTCACGCAACCCTCGTTGTCGGTACAGATCCGTCGCGTTGAGGAACGCCTCGGTACGGTGATTTTCGAGCGGACGACGCGAAAGATCCTGCTTACCGATCAGGGCGCGCGCCTCGTCGACCAGATACGCAAGGTGCTGGTCGAAGGGCGTCGGCTGCTCGATATCGCGCATCGGCCCGAACGCGCTTTTGGTGGCACGTTGCGGCTATCCGCCATCGCCACGCTCGGCCCCTATTATTTTCCGTATGTGCTGACGGACATTCAGACAAGCTTTCCCGATGCCTCGCTCGAACTGGGCGAAGGCAAGACGGACGATCTGATCCATGCGCTGCTGCGCGGCGAGTTGGACGTCGTACTGATGTCAGCTCCCGTCATGAACGCGCAAGTGAGTTGCGTGGCGATCTTCCAGGAGCCGTTTCGCCTCGCCTGTCGTGAGGATCATCCGGCTACCGCAGCAAGTGGTGACCTGTGGGCCTTGCTCCAGCCACGCGAGCGGCTGCTCCTGGAGGAAGGACACTGCCTGCGGGAACAGGCGCTGGCCGCATGCAACGATGTGGCACCGGCGCAGCGCCAGGGCACCAGCCTGGAGACGCTTCGCTACATGGTCGCCGCGGGCGAAGGCTGCACGCTCATGCCGCAGCTCGCCACCACGCAGGTGCAAGGGATGTGCTACCTGCCGCTGCCTGACGACTATGCCCGGACCATCGTTCTGGCCTGGCGGAAGTCGGATCCGCGCACCGACGATTTTCGGGCCTTGGCGCGGACGCTTCGTGAGGCGAAGCATCCGTCGCTTTGTTGA
- a CDS encoding CocE/NonD family hydrolase — protein MHALLRLGIVALAAGVLATPAVGGEKTYKDLPTETPAHFTPTKAGFDFERRTVDIPMRDGVKLHTVILLPKGATRAGMLLTRTPYGADGMGHRGDSPHLGPALRGYDNPSDVIVQDGYIRVIQDIRGKHGSEGDFVMNRPPIGPGNPTPVDESSDIYDTIDWLVKHVPESNGKVGIIGISYDGFEAMIATIHPHPALKVAVPINPMIDGWMGDDWFHRGAFRQQMIPYIYGMVNSRESNIGWTSGYRDDYDLYLRGGSAGDIGRAYGMEALGFWQKVLAHPAYDSFWSEQALDKIAAKEPMTVPTMLVHSLWDQEDNYGDMAVYRALAPRDPDHKKVWLVIGPWRHAKTWEKANTIGALDLGSDTGTTFRQDILRPFLAQYLKDDAPKADIAPVNAFVTGDNTWRKLDTWPSACRSGCAPTMQRWYAEADGGLGVTAPAQGSDDYVSDPAKPVPYRVRPIQAWSHGAPDQIDSWPEWLVDDQRQFATRTDVLTYVSPVLDKPMGVAGEPLVHLLASTSGTDSDWVVKLIDVYPDEVDEKPSMGGYQLPIAMEIFRGRYREGYDKPAALTPDKPLDYRFPLPTVNHVFAPGHRVMVQIQSSWFPLYDRNPQTFVPNIFNAKPGDYQKATQKIVRDGNNGTFVELPVVR, from the coding sequence ATGCACGCACTACTGCGACTGGGTATCGTCGCGCTTGCCGCCGGGGTCCTCGCGACCCCGGCGGTCGGCGGCGAGAAAACCTACAAGGACCTGCCGACGGAAACGCCGGCCCATTTCACGCCGACGAAGGCGGGCTTCGATTTCGAACGCCGCACCGTCGACATCCCCATGCGCGACGGGGTGAAGCTGCATACGGTGATCCTGCTGCCCAAGGGCGCGACGCGCGCGGGCATGCTGCTCACACGTACGCCCTACGGCGCCGACGGCATGGGTCATCGGGGCGATAGCCCACACCTCGGCCCCGCCCTGCGCGGCTACGACAACCCGTCGGACGTTATCGTCCAGGACGGCTATATTCGCGTCATCCAGGATATCCGCGGCAAGCACGGCTCCGAAGGCGACTTCGTGATGAACCGGCCGCCGATCGGTCCTGGCAATCCCACGCCGGTCGACGAATCCTCGGACATCTACGACACCATCGACTGGCTGGTGAAACATGTGCCGGAGTCGAACGGCAAGGTCGGCATCATCGGGATCTCCTACGACGGCTTCGAGGCAATGATCGCGACGATCCATCCGCATCCGGCGCTCAAGGTCGCTGTGCCGATCAATCCGATGATCGACGGTTGGATGGGTGACGACTGGTTCCATCGAGGCGCCTTCCGCCAGCAGATGATTCCCTACATCTATGGCATGGTGAATTCGCGCGAGAGCAACATCGGCTGGACCAGTGGTTACCGCGATGATTACGACCTCTATCTGCGCGGCGGCTCGGCCGGTGACATCGGTCGCGCCTACGGCATGGAGGCCCTCGGCTTCTGGCAGAAAGTACTCGCCCACCCGGCCTATGACAGTTTCTGGTCCGAACAGGCGCTGGACAAGATCGCCGCGAAGGAACCCATGACGGTGCCGACGATGCTCGTGCACAGCCTGTGGGACCAGGAAGACAACTACGGCGACATGGCCGTCTACCGCGCGCTCGCACCGCGCGATCCGGATCACAAGAAAGTGTGGCTGGTGATCGGGCCGTGGCGACATGCCAAGACCTGGGAGAAGGCCAATACGATCGGCGCGCTCGACCTGGGCAGCGACACCGGCACGACCTTCCGCCAGGACATCCTGCGTCCCTTCCTCGCCCAGTACCTGAAGGACGACGCGCCCAAGGCGGACATCGCCCCAGTCAACGCGTTCGTCACCGGCGACAACACCTGGCGCAAGCTGGACACCTGGCCGTCGGCCTGCCGCTCCGGTTGCGCGCCGACGATGCAACGCTGGTATGCGGAAGCGGATGGCGGCCTCGGTGTCACGGCGCCTGCGCAGGGGTCGGACGATTACGTGTCGGATCCAGCCAAGCCGGTGCCCTATCGCGTCCGCCCGATCCAGGCGTGGTCCCATGGTGCGCCTGATCAGATCGACAGCTGGCCCGAGTGGCTCGTCGACGATCAACGCCAGTTCGCCACGCGTACGGACGTGCTCACCTATGTATCGCCGGTACTGGACAAGCCCATGGGCGTCGCTGGCGAACCGCTGGTCCACCTGCTCGCCTCCACCAGCGGCACGGACAGCGACTGGGTGGTCAAGCTCATCGACGTCTATCCGGACGAAGTGGATGAGAAACCTTCGATGGGCGGCTACCAGTTGCCGATCGCGATGGAGATCTTCCGCGGCCGCTACCGCGAAGGCTACGACAAGCCGGCGGCGCTCACGCCGGACAAGCCGCTGGATTATCGATTCCCGCTGCCCACGGTGAACCACGTATTCGCGCCGGGCCATCGCGTGATGGTGCAGATCCAGTCGAGTTGGTTCCCGCTTTACGACCGTAATCCGCAGACCTTCGTGCCGAACATCTTCAATGCGAAGCCAGGGGATTACCAGAAGGCGACGCAGAAGATCGTGCGGGACGGAAATAACGGGACGTTCGTGGAATTGCCGGTCGTCCGGTAA
- the hemH gene encoding ferrochelatase, with translation MHHTHSATSSWEPLQRRLASGKVGILLSNLGTPDGTDYRSVRRYLAEFLSDTRVIELPKLVWQPILQGVVLLRRPAVKGKDYARIWNHELDESPLKTVTRSQAAKLHAWASEMFGEDRVAVDWGMRYGNPSIEDAVKRLTALGCDRLLMFPLYPQYSATTTATANDKLFDILRGMRNQPAARVVPSYFDEPAYIEALARSVRGTLAGLDEEPEVVVASFHGIPQRNVALGDPYYVQCQRTGELLRDALGLPATRFRISYQSRFGYADWLQPYTEATMRELARDGIRRIAVISPGFAADCIETIDEIGRENAHYFREAGGEAFTLIPCLNDSEDGMAVLRDRVLQETRGWL, from the coding sequence GGCACCGACTACCGCTCTGTCCGCCGTTACCTTGCCGAGTTCCTCTCCGATACCCGTGTGATCGAGCTGCCGAAGCTCGTCTGGCAACCTATCCTGCAAGGTGTGGTCCTGCTCCGCCGCCCGGCCGTCAAAGGCAAGGACTACGCGCGCATCTGGAACCACGAACTCGACGAAAGTCCGCTGAAAACAGTCACCCGCAGCCAGGCTGCGAAACTCCATGCGTGGGCGAGCGAGATGTTCGGCGAAGACCGCGTGGCCGTTGACTGGGGCATGCGCTACGGCAATCCGTCGATCGAGGACGCGGTGAAGCGCCTGACCGCGCTCGGCTGCGACCGACTCCTCATGTTCCCGCTGTATCCGCAGTATTCCGCGACGACCACGGCGACGGCGAACGACAAGCTGTTCGACATCCTTCGGGGCATGCGCAACCAGCCTGCAGCTCGCGTCGTACCCTCGTATTTCGACGAGCCGGCCTATATCGAAGCGCTCGCCCGTTCGGTACGCGGCACCCTGGCGGGCCTCGACGAGGAGCCCGAGGTCGTCGTCGCCTCCTTTCACGGTATTCCGCAGCGCAACGTCGCACTCGGTGATCCGTATTACGTGCAATGCCAGCGCACGGGCGAACTCCTGCGCGACGCGCTGGGCCTGCCGGCGACGCGGTTTCGCATCAGCTACCAATCGCGCTTCGGTTACGCCGACTGGCTGCAGCCCTATACCGAGGCCACCATGCGTGAGCTGGCCCGCGATGGCATCCGTCGTATCGCAGTGATTTCGCCGGGCTTCGCGGCGGACTGCATCGAGACCATCGACGAAATCGGTCGCGAGAACGCGCACTACTTCCGTGAGGCGGGGGGCGAGGCATTCACCCTCATTCCCTGCCTCAATGACAGCGAAGACGGCATGGCCGTGTTGCGCGATCGCGTGCTGCAGGAGACACGGGGATGGCTGTGA